TTAAATAGACTAAAATTCTATTGAGTATACTTTATGCTTGTATGAAATTTATAATGAGTTCTTTTTGGCAGTGTGAATGGGAAACAAATCAAGATGTCAGAAGATCACAAGTTAACGAATTATTCTGAAAGACTCAGAATCGAAGAGACAGGTGAACCACTAAAAGATGAGGAAACACGTCTATATGGTATGATGGGAAATAATCACTAAAACAGATAACTTCACTTTCCTGAGTTACAATATGACTTTGCAATTGCTGATTCTGGCTCTCACTTGATGCAGGTATAAATCTGGCAAGAATGCTTGGGGACAAATTCCTGAAACAGCAGGATTCCCGGTTCAGTTCAGAACCTTACATTAGTCAAGTTGTGCATATTGATCAAGCGAGCAACGCTTTTGCTATTCTAGCTAGGTGAATTTGCTTCTGATGCAtgcttttataaattattgtaacaaaaTGTATATTCTGAATATCATGGTTAGCTGTCTTTCAGTAATGTTCcttctagaaagaaaaaaactcttCTAAAGTGAACAAGTAAAGGTGATTCACCTTAGAACTTTAGTGGGGCAATATCACAATACACTGTAAATTGAATGGATGGATACGCCATTACTTGCACACTTAGAAGAGCTTTATTCGTTCTAGAAATAGTAAGGTAActgaatttatttttcaaaatccaaaccatgttttttttaactctcTTAACACTTCAGTAaccaatttatttgttttacattcacatttttcttttgaccATGTTGAAAGTATAACAATGGCATCTGCAACATTTTCAGTGATGGGTTATGGGATGTCATCAGCGTGAAGAAGGCAATTCAGCTTGTGTTGCAGGTTTGGTATAATAgagattatatatacatatatatatatatatatatatatatatatatatatatatatattattcttttttctttctttttcctatgAATTTGCTCCAACAGTTTGCTTTCTCAACTGTACAGATGAGGGAGAGATGCTATTCAGAGAATACAGCAGAAAAGACTGCTAGTTTGTTGTTGAATGAGGCTAAAACACTCAGAACAAAGGATAATACCTCTGTAATTTTCTTAGATTTTGATACCTTAAACAGATTCTCTTGTAAAGTTGAATCCTAGTATGAATTAGGAATAGTGTTACAGAAatattaatacatatttttgtCCCCTCGAGCTCTAACCTTTTTTGTTCTTCTCAAGCTCAACTCATGGAATcagataaaatgaaatataaacaaAAGCGCAATGCTAATTATCACATCGACTTTTATTATTTGGCAAATTTGAACTAGAGCCAGAACACCGTTTGTATTGGAACACCGgtgaatttcaataaattttgatatttaaactcatttattaataaaacatttttttaaaataaaactagtcAGTTACctgttttgttatgttattcttcttttttttacttagattaaaatgtaaaatatttcaaaaaagtaTAAGcaatcttttttgtatttttttcaaattactttTTGGTGAATAAgagttggatttttttttctattttgactACAAAGGTTAAGATTCTTCTCTTACCCGCCGGTTGTCTCGTGTACTTGGTACATTCCGTCCCATCTATTTCTcttattctctttctttcttccagtTTTTTACAttcaatagtaatttttttaaaaaaaaattcattttgatcCTGATTATGCGACATGTCAAAAATATAGGATGTTCCAAAAGAGATATTAAAAGAGATCAAGAAATTGTGAGGATTTTGgtactatttttttaaccagTAAAATTGTCaagtcatttatttttttattgattgattatatttttttttcaaattaagattaatttaaaattttgattaaatataaattgttaggcttaagaaaaatattttgtattagaGTTCATACTTATAAACTAATCAAAGTGACCTATGCATATGCACGGGTCACTCCGCTATTTTTTTGTGTGCTtagattaaaaagtaaaatactttaaaaaatataaagtcttttttttttcaatttttacattcaatattaattttttaaaaattttcattttatccctGATTAAGCAATGTgttaacaatataaaatgtCCCAAAAGAGATattaaaagagacaaaaaatttGTGAGGATTTTGGtacttttttttaaccaataaaattgTCATGTCGTTTATTTTcttattgattgattttttttgtttttttttcaaaataagattaatttaaaattttgattaaatataaatttaagtgaTTGTTacgcttaaaaaaaatattttgtattaggatttatacttttaaactaattaaagttACATGTGCATACGCTAGGGTCGCTCTACTAttttttgtgtgattttttCATGTTCATATATTGATCTTATTCGAATGTCTACCTATTTTTATTGCCTAATCAACAAAAGTGATCTATCTATCCATATTTAGGTATTCAATCAAATTGAGTATTCAAGTAATTTTCATCACTTATCttacaaattatcttattaACTATCATTAGAACCATCTTAACCCATAATGATAAGTAGAGATACATTAtctaataagataaaaaaatacaaatactcATGAATTCATGACTCATtgagatatatataaaaaattatgagaatcttgagataaaatatttttcatattcatttaatattcaattattGATCCTGTCTTATACCTTACTTAAGTGTTAGAAGTACTTTTATCGATATCTTACCTCTTGACTTGTGTTGAATAGTAgattaagaagaagaaagatgataaACATaaggagaatttttttttatctacccTAAAGAACTTAGGTTTTTAAAGAAGTTAAATGAAAGAATTTGTACGAAAGTTAAAGTATATGAATCGTTTTAAAAcgaaagttattatttttttataagtattatAGAAAAAgttgatgaaaatataaaattaagtgtTATTGTGAAAACAGAGGCAGGAACGTTTTTATAAGGAGAAATAGAGGCGTGTTTGGGGTAAACGAAAAAAGGGACGGGTTTCCGCAATTGGCCCGTATTAAAAAGTTAGGGATATGGAAGAGATAGAGCGGCGAAGAGAGGGTTGCATGAAGGGAGAGTTTGATTCCTTTGGGACAGAGAGTgagattaattaaaatattaggtagttaattaattaaattaaaaggaaaGGTGAAGGCTCCTGCGATGGAGCAAGCAGTGTCACTGATTGGTGCCCTGAACCTGGTTTCTCGCAACCTCCCTCTTCCCCCAGACCTCTTTGACACCGTTTCTTCTATCTATCACCGATCTAATCCTCTCTCTTCCGAGGtacttcttcttccattctttctCACTCGCAACacgacttttttattttcttcttttttgtatttCGCAGGCCGATGCACCGGAACAAGATTTGTTGGCCGACCTTCAAAATGCGCTGTTGGAGCAACGTCCTAACTACGCCTCTGCTTCCAAATTGAACAAAACAAGGGAAAGCCGTTATCACACTCAGATTCGACACCGCTTAACCCAACTCCAAGGTTCGTATCTTCAGAAAGGAATTCCCTCCTTCTGCCTTCTGTGCTGCCTAATTGTCGCTATCTTTCTATAAGTTTATCAATAAGCATTTGTCGGAGCCGAAAATAacaagctaaaatcaacttatgctcTTCAACTTTTACAGAAGCTCTATCGTTTAACTTCTCTAACATCTGATTTTAGTTTATACATAAGTTAAGCACACGTTTTATTCAtttaccttcttattttcttctcttgtaAGTGCTTATTGAGAAGTTTATTAAAATAGGGTCTTACTCCTGTTGTGGGATGTTGTTTTGGTAATTGGTACTGTACATCTTTAGTGGCATTACTTGTGAAAACTGCTTTGAGATATTTCTGAGCATGCCGCGTCTCGTATGGCCTTATCGAAACAAGAGCGATTGAAAGGAAATGCCTACTTGTGTTAACTACTTCGACATATTTCTGAACGTGCTGCGTCTGTGTATGGCTTAATTGAAACTGAATCTAAATAATAAGAGTGACTGATTGATGTTTTTCAATCAGGATTGCCTTCAAGCAGAGGAGAGGACCTACAGACTATGTGCTTGCTTGAGCTTTATGGACTAAAGgtaaaattgattcttaaatCTTTCTTTCACGATTAATATATTGTCTAGCTTTGGTTATGCTTAGCTTGTGGTAGGAAAATCAATTTCAGAAATAGGTCTTTCATTTGTGAAGACCTGTTTCTTGTGaggaaattattatatgaatattTGCTTGTATTAAGCAGAACCGAGAAATGACAAGAACTGTGTCCTTCTTGGCAAGGACCATTTTTCTGGCAGCTAGCTGAGTTGCAGAGGAAGGTGCAGACTGACGTGAATTCTGAATACTGGCTCAATGTTAAATGTGCATATCCAGACAGGCAATTATTTGATTGGAGCATGATGCGGTTGCGTCGTCCGCTGTATGGTGTTGGAGATCCATTTTCCATGGATGCCGATGATCAAATAAGGAAGAAACGGGATGCTGAGGTGATTTTCCATTTTGTTGGTATCTCCTGCACTGCTGGTTTAAACTCATTTCATGTCATGGATATTATAGGGTATAGTTTACACTTGTTGATGATGAGGCTTCATTGATGTAAGGAGTCTATGAACATGgagtgaaatttatttatattatttatctcGTATACTCAAATGCAGAGACTATCAAGATTGGAAGAACAGGCAAAAAATCATATGGAAACCAGAAAAAGAAGATTTTTTGCAGAAATACTGAATGCGGTCCGAGAGTTCCAATTACAAATTCAAGCTTTTTTGAAGCGAAGAAAACAGAGGAATGATGGTGTACAGGTAACACTGTTTCTTCCCCATCTTTCAAttgttacaaaataatatatgtatatatttacaTGGGAAACTTGTTTATAAAATTTGGGATATAACTTTTTGGCATAATAGGATTCGAAGTACCTGTGAACTACACTCTGGATAATTATATGTATTGGAAAAAAACATGTTTGGAGTGTGTATGTGCTTTTGATAATATAGGCATAGGATATACAAGAACAAGAACTTtgtttttttccaaaatatgtaaatatgttgaagaatgtttgaatttgatcatgtCTTTAGCTTCTAGTGACATTTCTATGTGATTTAAGATTTCATTTTGCTCGTTTTTATGGGTTGAGAGATCACTTATCATTGATTTAATATGGATTATCAATTCTGGTTctcataaataatattgaaggcATGGCATGGAAGGCAAAGGCAACGTGCAACACGGGCAGAGAAATTGAGATTCCAAGCCTTAAAGGCCGATGATCAGGAAGCTTACATGAGAATGGTAAAAGAGAGTAAGAATGAAAGATTgactttgcttcttgaagaaaCAAATAAACTACTTGTAAATTTGGGAGCAGCCGTTCAACGTCAAAAGGACTCAAAACAATCAGATGGCATTGAACCCTTGGAAGATTCAGAAACTGATTTACCTGAGTCAGATGGATTGAAGAATGGAATTTCTAAGGAATCACCTCTTGAGGAAGATGTGGATTTAATAGATTCTGATCGTAACGGTGGTGATACTAGTGATTTACTTGAAGGTCAGCGGCAATACAATTCTGCCATACATTCAATTCAAGAAAAGGTAGGTTTCTGTGATTTACAAAATTCAAGAGAATTGTAGTACAATGGAATTCTAACTAGCATAATTATTTACAGGTAAGCGAGCAACCATCTATTCTTCAAGGTGGAGAATTAAGACCATACCAACTAGAAGGCCTCCAGTGGATGCTTTCTTTGTTTAATAACAATTTAAATGGAATATTGGCTGATGAAATGGGGCTTGGGAAGACAATACAAACCATCTCATTGATAGCATATCTTATGGAACACAAGGGTGTGACTGGTCCTCACTTGATTGTGGCTCCAAAGGCTGTTCTGCCAAATTGGATCAATGAATTCTCAACATGGGCTCCTAGGTATGTCCGTGGCATACACTGAAAAATAATTTCCTATCCTGTTCGGTGGGGAGAGGGTGACAAATTCTTAGTTCTTCACATCTTATTCATTTTCAAATCACTTGTGAATTTTCTTTCTGATTCAGCATCACAACCATTCTTTATGATGGACGGCTGGATGAGAGAAAAGCAATGAAGGAAGAGTTGTCAGGGGAGGGGAAATTTAATGTTCTGATAACACACTATGATCTTATAATGAGAGATAAAGCATTTCTCAAGAAAATCCATTGGCTCTACTTGATTGTGGATGAAGGGCATCGATTGAAGAATCATGAGTGTGCTCTAGCAAGAACCCTGGACTCTGGGTATGATTTTTTACTTGTTCAGTATTGGTGTTATGATGATGGTTAACATGTTTAACAATATTGATGTTCATGTTACACTGATGTTTAATATGTTCACTTCCCTTAGTTCTGGTTATGCTATCCTTTTTATTTCCCTTACAAAAATTCTGAACAGCCTGATGGCTTCACCAGactgaagaaaaaatatatgctGAAACTAAAGTGAAGTATAGCTTTTAAAACTGTGTGTAGCATAATCAAAGCAGTCAACAACACTGCATTATGCTAAGGCACCCTTTGTGTGGTTTAGCTCCTCTCTTTTATTTCGTGTTTGTTTGGATTTATATCTacatataaatttcatttaGTTCTTCTTTAATCTTTATCTCTGTAAAGGGTAAAGGTTGAGGACTGGTTGGACTCATATTTGACCTAGACACCAGCCAAAATCTTAATTTTTGAGATTAAGGCCCATGAGATGGTTATTCAGTTTCTACAAGTCTTTAGATAAATTGCTTGGTCAAAACAAAAAAGTGCTCATTCAGTTCTCTTTTTAGAATTtcatttaaaagtttcatttttggTCTGCCACATCACAATCTTATGTTTCCTCTAGACTTCTTTAGTTTCGGCATGTATTTTGTTGACTTTCTTGTTCTGTTTAAAACATTTTGTTAGATTAAACTGATTTCCTTAATATAAGTACATTAGAATTGGACAGAACAGAACAACATGTATGACTtctacaatttaatttttttcacttttgtgCAGCTATCACATTCAACGAAGACTGCTGTTGACTGGTACCCCAATTCAGAACAGTTTGCAGGAATTATGGTCCCTGCTCAATTTTCTCCTTCCAAACATTTTCAATTCAGTTCAGAATTTCGAGGACTGGTTTAATGCTCCCTTTGCAGACCGAGTGGATGTCTCTCTAACTGATGAAGAACAACTATTGATCATTCGGCGTCTGCATCAAGTTAGCTTCGCtcgtttcttattttctttcttttgtcaaCATCATTCTGATGAATATCATTCACACTTTTAGGTGATAAGGCCCTTCATattgagaaggaaaaaagatgAGGTGGAAAAATTTCTTCCTAGTAAATCTCAGGTTATACTCAAATGTGACTTGTCAGCCTGGCAGAAAGTATATTATCAACAAGTCACTGATGTTGGCAGAGTTGGCTTAGACAATGGTTTGTACCTccattgttttctattttctaatcCACACCTCTTTACCTTATAAAGATGCAATTGTTTTTCCCAAGTTTGATTTGAATATTGGTTTGCTTCTGCTAAAGGTATTTTGTATATCCCATCCTACCCCATTGTTAGTTGATTCTGAGTTCTGATCATCTCTCGGGAAGTATACTAGATTCCTCTTCATTCAATTTgatgttaattttgtttttgttatgcTTTACCAGTTGGTACTTTGTGATGAATTGGTGAAATAAGATTCTTTTGTTAAttcaatataaatatgatttctGATCACCTGGTGCTGGTGTTTttctgttttccttttatcaaaagaaaatttttcaCCCCTTGTATTGTTCCCTTCCTACCCCCCCAACAAAACCCAGCCCTGTAAACATTAATAATTGGTTTGTACTTCCTTCTATGCTTACCTAATTCTTGGGAACTCGTTTTACAAACTTTTTACTAATCTAGAGACCAATCTGTAGGTTCTGGAAAATCAAAAAGTCTACAGAACTTGACAATGCAACTCAGAAAATGTTGTAACCATCCCTACCTCTTTGTGGGTGACTATGATATCCATAAACACAAGGAGGAGATTTTCAGAGCATCAGGAAAGTTTGAACTTCTTGACCGTTTGCTTCCAAAACTTCGTAGAGCTGGTCACAGAGTCCTCCTTTTTTCTCAGATGACTCGGCTCATGGACATTCTTGAAATTTATCTGCGActtaatgattttaaatttcttagacTTGATGGCTCAACAAAAACTGAGGAAAGAGGTTCCCTACTACGGAAATTCAATGCACCTGATTCTGCATACTTTATGTTTCTCTTGAGCACCCGTGCcggaggtcttggtttgaactTACAAACAGCAGATACTGTTATAATCTTTGACAGCGATTGGAACCCACAAATGGATCAACAAGCCGAGGATCGAGCACATCGCATTGGACAAAAAAAGGAAGTTAGAGTTTTTGTGTTAGTTAGTGTGGGATCTATTGAAGAGGTGATTTTAGAGCGTGCTAAACAAAAGATGGGCATTGATGCCAAAGTCATTCAGGCAGGGCTCTTTAACACAACTTCTACAGGTTTGTTCTTTGATACTTTTGCTATATCCTGATACTATTTATGAGTAGCCagtttttgattaatttgaaaaGCATTTCTTTGCATTCTGTAAAGGGGGAGTGGGGAGaggatttttcttttgttcacAGCTTCAGACTTCAAAGCAAGTATTATGCTTGCAAAGTGCTGCCTATTCTACTGATGACCTTCCGGAACTATAAAATGCACCATGTGCCAAAGGCCCAAACTGCTACTAGAGCCATAAACAAATTACATAAGTGGTATCTCATGTAATATTCATGACATGTTGCTGCTTGATGCAGATTGCAACTCATcattgaattgaaattttgagTATACTGAACCTAGCAAGTTTTATGCACTCTGGCTCAATCTTATCCTCTCACTTGAAAACctttttttgttggtttaagCATTTGAGCagcaataataattaataagttgTTTAAGAACTTAAGATGAATTTTTGCATTCCTAATTTATTTGACTTTCTCCTGATTTTGAACATTACTTAGAGATTAAGAATTAATAGTCATTAggtctttcattttcttattctaTTTGGAAAAGAAGTCGTGTTCAACCTAGAACATTCCTGTGCCACCATATCAGTCTCCTGTGTTGGGCTTCCTATGTCTTGCGAAAATGAACTGTTTGAAcgtgtgatatttttttatttattgcagCACAAGACAGAAGAGAAATGTTGCAGGAGATTATGCGTAGAGGTACTAGCTCACTTGGTACGGATGTCCCGAGTGAGAGAGAAATTAACCGCCTTGCGGCCCGATCTGATGAGGAATTTTGGCTGTTTGAGAAAATGGATGAAGAGCGAAGGCAAAAGGAGAATTACAGATCTCGTCTCATGGAAGAGCATGAACTGCCGGATTGGGTATACTCTCCACTAAATAAGGATGATAAGGTCAAAATATTTGACAGTGGTAGTGTTACTGGAAAGCGTAAAAGAAATGAAGTGGTATATGCAGATACATTAAGTGACCTACAATGGATGAAGGCTGTGGAGAACGGACAGGACATATCTAAGCTTTCAGTCAAAGGGAAAAGAAGAGACCACCTCCCTGTTGACAACCATGCACAAGCTAGTGATGACATGGGGACAGAAGAACGGTTATTTAGAAGTGAAGACACTTTCGACGTGACACCTGCCTCTAAGAGACTCAAGCCCGAAGAAATAAATTCCCAGAAACATGAAAACGAAGATGTCAGTGTTGGTGGTTTGAACGAGCATATATTTTCCTGGAATACTCGTAGAAAGAAGAGATCAGGCTACCTTGGCCAGGGTTCATTCTCTGATAGTAGAGGGCAGAATTCAAATGGAAGAGCAAACTGGAACTGATAGTTCTAATTTAGTCATGGATGCCAGAAATTTTCCCTACATTTGTATTGTGATTCTGCTTCATTGTGTTTGTCAAGGTAAATGGTAGATTACACTCGATCAGCAAATGTAGATACCAGCAAATTCCTTCTGGCAGTTGTGAAGTTTATCAGTGTGAATGTAAAATCTAATTGATGAAACACATTTCCCCTAGTTCATTTCTATGATTCCCATCTGGAAAATTAAACCATGGATTTCCGTGGATATTAGTTGGCGATCACttaacaacgaaacaagtactaaAACGAAACAAACCGCGTGCAGaaaacttgttaaaaaaaaaaaaaacaaactatgTTAACGTCTCCTGATATTTTGTCGGTTAGCACACAATACAGAGCAAATTATGTTATCTAGTAGGAGTTGAATATAATTATTCACCGCCAAAACTGTTAGATTTAGCAAAGTTAGTTGAGAAAAATACGTTAGTTAATTGTAAATATCGTGCCAAACCCAAACAAAACAAGGAGAGAGAAAGCAATTAAGCAAGAGAGGGAATTATTACTGCGTTTTTGTTGAATAATTACACAGACGAAAACTATAAACGAGAGTAAATGATGCAACAAC
The nucleotide sequence above comes from Glycine soja cultivar W05 chromosome 11, ASM419377v2, whole genome shotgun sequence. Encoded proteins:
- the LOC114377111 gene encoding probable ATP-dependent DNA helicase CHR12 isoform X1 — encoded protein: MEQAVSLIGALNLVSRNLPLPPDLFDTVSSIYHRSNPLSSEADAPEQDLLADLQNALLEQRPNYASASKLNKTRESRYHTQIRHRLTQLQGLPSSRGEDLQTMCLLELYGLKLAELQRKVQTDVNSEYWLNVKCAYPDRQLFDWSMMRLRRPLYGVGDPFSMDADDQIRKKRDAERLSRLEEQAKNHMETRKRRFFAEILNAVREFQLQIQAFLKRRKQRNDGVQAWHGRQRQRATRAEKLRFQALKADDQEAYMRMVKESKNERLTLLLEETNKLLVNLGAAVQRQKDSKQSDGIEPLEDSETDLPESDGLKNGISKESPLEEDVDLIDSDRNGGDTSDLLEGQRQYNSAIHSIQEKVSEQPSILQGGELRPYQLEGLQWMLSLFNNNLNGILADEMGLGKTIQTISLIAYLMEHKGVTGPHLIVAPKAVLPNWINEFSTWAPSITTILYDGRLDERKAMKEELSGEGKFNVLITHYDLIMRDKAFLKKIHWLYLIVDEGHRLKNHECALARTLDSGYHIQRRLLLTGTPIQNSLQELWSLLNFLLPNIFNSVQNFEDWFNAPFADRVDVSLTDEEQLLIIRRLHQVIRPFILRRKKDEVEKFLPSKSQVILKCDLSAWQKVYYQQVTDVGRVGLDNGSGKSKSLQNLTMQLRKCCNHPYLFVGDYDIHKHKEEIFRASGKFELLDRLLPKLRRAGHRVLLFSQMTRLMDILEIYLRLNDFKFLRLDGSTKTEERGSLLRKFNAPDSAYFMFLLSTRAGGLGLNLQTADTVIIFDSDWNPQMDQQAEDRAHRIGQKKEVRVFVLVSVGSIEEVILERAKQKMGIDAKVIQAGLFNTTSTAQDRREMLQEIMRRGTSSLGTDVPSEREINRLAARSDEEFWLFEKMDEERRQKENYRSRLMEEHELPDWVYSPLNKDDKVKIFDSGSVTGKRKRNEVVYADTLSDLQWMKAVENGQDISKLSVKGKRRDHLPVDNHAQASDDMGTEERLFRSEDTFDVTPASKRLKPEEINSQKHENEDVSVGGLNEHIFSWNTRRKKRSGYLGQGSFSDSRGQNSNGRANWN
- the LOC114377111 gene encoding probable ATP-dependent DNA helicase CHR12 isoform X2, yielding MMRLRRPLYGVGDPFSMDADDQIRKKRDAERLSRLEEQAKNHMETRKRRFFAEILNAVREFQLQIQAFLKRRKQRNDGVQAWHGRQRQRATRAEKLRFQALKADDQEAYMRMVKESKNERLTLLLEETNKLLVNLGAAVQRQKDSKQSDGIEPLEDSETDLPESDGLKNGISKESPLEEDVDLIDSDRNGGDTSDLLEGQRQYNSAIHSIQEKVSEQPSILQGGELRPYQLEGLQWMLSLFNNNLNGILADEMGLGKTIQTISLIAYLMEHKGVTGPHLIVAPKAVLPNWINEFSTWAPSITTILYDGRLDERKAMKEELSGEGKFNVLITHYDLIMRDKAFLKKIHWLYLIVDEGHRLKNHECALARTLDSGYHIQRRLLLTGTPIQNSLQELWSLLNFLLPNIFNSVQNFEDWFNAPFADRVDVSLTDEEQLLIIRRLHQVIRPFILRRKKDEVEKFLPSKSQVILKCDLSAWQKVYYQQVTDVGRVGLDNGSGKSKSLQNLTMQLRKCCNHPYLFVGDYDIHKHKEEIFRASGKFELLDRLLPKLRRAGHRVLLFSQMTRLMDILEIYLRLNDFKFLRLDGSTKTEERGSLLRKFNAPDSAYFMFLLSTRAGGLGLNLQTADTVIIFDSDWNPQMDQQAEDRAHRIGQKKEVRVFVLVSVGSIEEVILERAKQKMGIDAKVIQAGLFNTTSTAQDRREMLQEIMRRGTSSLGTDVPSEREINRLAARSDEEFWLFEKMDEERRQKENYRSRLMEEHELPDWVYSPLNKDDKVKIFDSGSVTGKRKRNEVVYADTLSDLQWMKAVENGQDISKLSVKGKRRDHLPVDNHAQASDDMGTEERLFRSEDTFDVTPASKRLKPEEINSQKHENEDVSVGGLNEHIFSWNTRRKKRSGYLGQGSFSDSRGQNSNGRANWN